The Methanophagales archaeon genome segment TGCGGATGTTGACTGGCTGAGTTTGAAGTCAGAGGAGGGTTTCATCCCGGACGATAGCTTCATGCAAGACCTGGAGGAGACGAGAGCCAAACTGCTGATACTTAATTCTCCAGGTAACCCAACGGGAGCGGTATTTCCGGAACGAAGAATCAAGGAGATAATGGACGTGTGCACCAGGAAGGGGATAATGGTTATATCAGATGAGGTGTATGAGAAACTGATCTATGATGGCAGGCATTACAGTCCAGCAAGAGATTACGAGAATGTGATAACGGTGAATGCGTTCAGCAAAGCGTATAGTATGACCGGATGGCGGATTGGGTACTGTGCCTGCACCAATCGAGAGGTGATGGAGAAGGTGAATATAATACATCAGCAATCACTCTCATGCTGTACTTCTTTTGCACAATACGGTGCCCTGGCGGCATTCACTGAGGAAGCAGAAGAGGCAACGAGGCGTATGAGAGAAGAGCTCAGGATACGGAGGGATTATGTGATGAAACGCATGAGTGAATTTGAACTGGAAGTGATATGTAAGAAGCCAGGAGGAGCATTCTATATATTCCCATATTTCAGGAACATGGATGACTATG includes the following:
- a CDS encoding pyridoxal phosphate-dependent aminotransferase; the protein is MNIFTDFAARMREVKPSATFKYDAAAKKPGVINLTIGRPGFDTPEVIKNAAKRALDEGKVHYTPSKGIPELREAIAAKLERENHIGSIDPDNIVVSGGAKQIIYCIIMALADRGDVVAIQNPTWVSYEAQIRLANADVDWLSLKSEEGFIPDDSFMQDLEETRAKLLILNSPGNPTGAVFPERRIKEIMDVCTRKGIMVISDEVYEKLIYDGRHYSPARDYENVITVNAFSKAYSMTGWRIGYCACTNREVMEKVNIIHQQSLSCCTSFAQYGALAAFTEEAEEATRRMREELRIRRDYVMKRMSEFELEVICKKPGGAFYIFPYFRNMDDYELADRWLRKGVAVIPGSAFGSQGAGCIRLSYGSADMRALSEAFDRIME